A stretch of Bordetella genomosp. 13 DNA encodes these proteins:
- a CDS encoding heavy metal response regulator transcription factor, with amino-acid sequence MARLLVVEDEEKIAAYLRRGLSEHGHVVDVASDGIAGRRLALHGSYDLALLDIGLPGLDGFALLEAVRQTSHLPILVLTARERVDDRVRGLQAGADDYLVKPFAFSELLARITAILRRGQSPVSASTRLSLADLELDLESRKAWRAGQPLGLTAREFELLTLLLRRQGQILSRTTLAERVWDINFDSGTNVVEVAIRRLRAKIDDPYSPKLLHNVRGMGYVLEARGS; translated from the coding sequence ATGGCTCGCCTATTGGTCGTAGAAGACGAAGAGAAAATCGCCGCTTACCTGCGCCGCGGTCTCAGCGAGCACGGGCACGTGGTGGACGTTGCCAGCGACGGCATCGCCGGGCGCCGCCTGGCTCTGCATGGCAGCTACGACCTGGCGCTGCTGGACATCGGCCTGCCCGGCCTGGACGGCTTCGCGTTGCTCGAGGCCGTCCGGCAGACATCCCACCTGCCCATCCTGGTATTGACGGCGCGCGAACGCGTGGACGACCGCGTTCGCGGCCTGCAGGCCGGGGCCGACGACTATCTGGTCAAGCCGTTCGCCTTCTCGGAACTGCTGGCCCGTATCACCGCCATCCTGCGGCGCGGGCAATCGCCGGTCTCGGCCTCGACGCGTCTCTCATTGGCCGACCTGGAACTGGACCTGGAGAGCCGCAAGGCCTGGCGCGCCGGGCAGCCGCTCGGATTGACCGCCCGCGAGTTCGAACTGCTGACCCTGCTGCTGCGGCGGCAGGGCCAGATTCTCTCGCGCACCACGCTGGCCGAACGCGTCTGGGACATCAACTTCGATTCCGGCACGAACGTGGTGGAGGTCGCCATCCGCCGCCTGCGCGCCAAGATCGACGATCCCTACTCCCCCAAGCTGCTGCACAATGTGCGCGGCATGGGGTATGTGCTGGAGGCACGCGGCTCATGA
- a CDS encoding heavy metal sensor histidine kinase, whose product MSHALAPSIVRRLSWSLMAIASLGLCLMCAGIYWASSAQLSRAQDRLLAVKVNKLVETAQAMRQQGGAAFVALLAENAPRRPGSRLELRHTDGRVFYADPAASPFLLPPRSQREIQFDLPSPDGGAALRGRFAIDVAHDEDMLASLGIILAMATLLGTLGIGAAAWLAARRGLRPLDDLARQMRAISPGSERKRVALAAPRRELQPAVDQFNGLMDRVEQAYQQLECFNADVAHELRTPLSVLIGQTEVALSRPRTPDQLHETLQSNLEELQRLARLVQDMLFLSRADRGETARRGDAKVLAHIVDEVADFHEAVLDERALKLAVIGQACARIDENLFKQAVSNLLDNAARFAAPGSTIRILLQEARGNRVEVAVENLGQTIPEAALERLFDRFFRIEAGRADGESHHGLGLAIVAAIARMHAGRPVAQSRDGVTRIGFDISAA is encoded by the coding sequence ATGAGCCACGCATTGGCCCCCTCGATCGTGCGGCGGCTGTCATGGAGTCTCATGGCGATCGCCAGCCTGGGACTGTGCCTGATGTGCGCGGGCATCTACTGGGCAAGCAGCGCACAGCTCAGCCGCGCGCAAGACCGGCTGCTCGCCGTCAAGGTCAACAAGCTGGTCGAAACGGCGCAGGCCATGCGCCAGCAGGGCGGCGCCGCCTTCGTCGCCCTGCTTGCGGAGAACGCGCCGCGCCGTCCGGGCTCGCGGCTCGAACTCCGGCACACCGACGGACGCGTTTTCTATGCCGATCCCGCCGCATCGCCGTTCCTGCTGCCGCCGCGCTCGCAACGCGAGATCCAATTCGACCTGCCGTCCCCCGACGGCGGCGCCGCGCTGCGAGGACGCTTCGCGATAGACGTCGCCCATGACGAGGACATGCTGGCCAGCCTGGGCATCATTCTCGCCATGGCCACGCTGCTGGGTACCTTGGGCATAGGCGCCGCAGCCTGGCTGGCCGCACGCCGCGGCCTGCGTCCACTGGACGACCTGGCGCGCCAGATGCGGGCGATCTCCCCGGGCAGCGAGCGCAAGCGCGTCGCCCTGGCCGCGCCCAGGCGGGAACTGCAGCCGGCCGTCGACCAATTCAACGGACTGATGGATCGCGTCGAACAGGCCTATCAGCAGCTCGAATGCTTCAACGCCGACGTCGCGCACGAACTGCGCACGCCGCTCTCGGTGTTGATCGGCCAGACCGAGGTCGCGCTCTCGCGCCCCCGTACGCCGGACCAGCTGCACGAGACGCTGCAATCGAACCTGGAGGAACTGCAGCGGCTGGCGCGGCTGGTGCAGGACATGCTGTTTCTGTCGCGAGCCGACCGCGGCGAGACCGCCAGGCGCGGCGATGCGAAGGTGCTCGCCCACATCGTGGACGAGGTGGCGGACTTCCATGAAGCGGTGCTCGACGAGCGGGCACTGAAGCTGGCGGTGATAGGCCAGGCATGCGCGCGCATCGACGAGAACCTGTTCAAGCAGGCGGTGTCGAACCTGCTCGACAATGCGGCGCGCTTCGCCGCCCCCGGGTCGACCATCCGCATTCTTCTGCAGGAGGCGCGCGGCAACCGCGTCGAGGTCGCGGTCGAGAACCTCGGACAGACCATCCCGGAAGCCGCGCTGGAACGCCTGTTCGACCGGTTCTTCCGCATCGAGGCGGGACGCGCCGACGGGGAAAGCCACCATGGCCTGGGACTGGCCATCGTGGCCGCCATCGCGCGCATGCACGCCGGCCGCCCCGTGGCGCAGTCGCGCGATGGCGTCACTCGCATCGGCTTCGATATCAGCGCCGCGTGA
- a CDS encoding TOBE domain-containing protein, translated as MSTPTINARNQFRGKIREIVHGPVLSELDIETPAGTVTSVITTRSVKELDLQVGTEVLAFVKATEVAVAKL; from the coding sequence ATGAGCACCCCCACCATCAACGCCCGCAACCAGTTCCGCGGCAAGATCCGCGAGATCGTGCACGGCCCCGTGCTGTCCGAACTGGACATCGAGACGCCGGCCGGCACGGTGACTTCCGTCATCACCACGCGGTCGGTAAAGGAACTGGACCTGCAGGTGGGCACCGAGGTGCTGGCCTTCGTGAAGGCAACCGAGGTGGCGGTGGCAAAGCTGTGA
- a CDS encoding acyl-CoA dehydrogenase family protein produces MSTIHAYSGGLAEALEALAAQLAATAVERDRAGGHAAHERELIRASGLLALSVPTEFGGAQAPWSVTLAAVRRLAQADSALAHLFGFHHLQVAGVLLFGRPEQHEYFLAPTVRRKLFWGNALNPLDRRVLAANEGEGFRLDGVKSFSSGSVGSDILTLSAWHKPTETALIAALPTDADGITVNPDWDAFGQRQTDSGTVRFDHVRLDPVQILQAPGVTPTPRATLRSQVAQLIITNLYLGIAQGALAEARRFVHDDARPWFAADVARHADDPYVQERFGEFRLAVRAAEALADQAGIRLDAALARGDAVSAAERGEVAVAGAEAKVWAHRAALRLGTELFEVTGARSTSARYGYDRYWRNARVHTLHDPVAYKVRDLGRYALDGRAPEPTAYS; encoded by the coding sequence ATGAGCACGATACACGCGTATTCAGGCGGGCTTGCCGAGGCGCTGGAAGCGCTGGCGGCGCAGCTGGCGGCGACGGCGGTCGAGCGCGACCGCGCTGGCGGGCATGCGGCGCACGAGCGCGAACTGATCCGCGCCAGCGGCCTGCTGGCGCTGTCGGTGCCCACCGAGTTCGGCGGGGCGCAGGCGCCGTGGTCGGTGACGCTGGCGGCGGTGCGGCGGCTGGCCCAGGCCGACAGCGCGCTGGCGCACCTGTTCGGCTTTCATCACCTGCAGGTGGCCGGCGTGCTGCTGTTTGGCAGGCCCGAGCAGCACGAATACTTCCTGGCGCCCACGGTGCGGCGCAAGCTGTTCTGGGGCAACGCGCTGAATCCGCTGGACAGGCGGGTGCTGGCCGCGAACGAAGGCGAGGGCTTCCGGCTGGATGGGGTGAAGAGCTTCAGTTCAGGCTCCGTCGGATCGGACATCCTGACCCTGTCGGCATGGCACAAGCCCACCGAGACCGCGCTGATCGCGGCATTGCCGACCGATGCCGACGGCATCACGGTCAATCCCGACTGGGATGCGTTCGGACAGCGGCAGACCGACAGCGGCACGGTGCGGTTCGACCACGTGCGGCTGGATCCCGTGCAGATACTGCAGGCGCCGGGCGTCACGCCCACGCCCAGGGCCACGCTGCGGTCACAGGTGGCGCAACTGATCATCACCAATCTGTACCTGGGCATCGCGCAGGGCGCGCTGGCCGAGGCGCGCCGCTTCGTGCACGACGACGCGCGGCCCTGGTTCGCGGCGGACGTTGCACGGCATGCCGACGACCCGTACGTGCAGGAACGATTCGGGGAATTCCGGCTGGCCGTGCGCGCGGCCGAGGCGCTGGCCGACCAGGCCGGCATCCGGCTGGACGCCGCCCTGGCGCGGGGAGATGCGGTGAGCGCTGCCGAACGCGGCGAGGTGGCCGTGGCGGGCGCCGAGGCGAAGGTGTGGGCGCATCGCGCGGCGCTGCGCCTGGGCACCGAGCTGTTCGAAGTCACCGGCGCGCGCTCGACCTCGGCGCGCTACGGCTACGACCGCTACTGGCGCAACGCGCGCGTGCATACGCTGCACGATCCCGTGGCCTACAAGGTGCGCGACCTGGGCCGCTACGCGCTGGACGGCAGGGCGCCCGAACCCACTGCCTATTCCTGA
- the ssuD gene encoding FMNH2-dependent alkanesulfonate monooxygenase — protein sequence MDILWFIPTHGDSRYLGTSTGARAGSHDYFRQIAVAADTLGYDGVLLPTGRSCEDAWVVASSLIDATRRLKFLVAVRPGVTSPQMAARMAATFDRLSGGRLLINVVTGGDPGELEGDGVFVDHDQRYAITSDYLRIWRGALEASHHGGDYSLAGEQLIARGAKVLYPPVQRPYPPLYFGGSSEAAHQLAAEQLDVYLTWGEPPDAVRAKIADVRERAARLGRTLRFGIRLHVIVRETEAQAWAAADALISHLTEDTVRSAQAAFGRMDSEGQRRMAALHGGRLDDGRGGRAHLEIAPNLWAGVGLVRGGAGTALVGDPRTVARRIQEYAELGIDTFIFSGYPHLEESYRFAELVFPLLPGKTRAAVTGTGVLTGPFGEVMGTELVPQATAR from the coding sequence ATGGACATTCTTTGGTTCATTCCCACGCACGGCGACTCGCGCTACCTGGGCACCAGCACGGGCGCGCGCGCCGGCAGCCATGACTACTTCAGGCAGATCGCCGTGGCAGCCGACACGCTGGGCTACGACGGCGTGTTGCTGCCCACCGGGCGTTCGTGCGAAGACGCGTGGGTGGTGGCCTCCAGCCTCATCGACGCGACGCGGCGGCTGAAATTCCTGGTGGCGGTGCGGCCAGGCGTCACGTCGCCGCAGATGGCCGCGCGCATGGCGGCCACGTTCGACCGCCTTTCCGGAGGGCGCCTGCTGATCAACGTGGTGACGGGCGGCGATCCCGGCGAACTGGAAGGCGACGGCGTCTTCGTCGACCACGACCAGCGCTATGCCATCACGAGCGACTATCTGCGCATCTGGCGCGGCGCGCTGGAGGCCAGCCACCACGGAGGCGACTACAGCCTGGCCGGCGAGCAACTGATCGCCAGGGGCGCCAAGGTGCTGTATCCGCCGGTGCAGCGGCCCTATCCGCCGCTGTACTTCGGCGGATCGTCCGAGGCCGCGCACCAGCTGGCCGCGGAACAGCTGGACGTGTATCTGACCTGGGGCGAGCCGCCGGATGCCGTGCGCGCCAAGATCGCGGACGTGCGCGAACGCGCGGCGCGGCTGGGCCGCACGCTGCGCTTCGGCATCCGGCTGCACGTGATCGTGCGCGAGACCGAGGCCCAGGCCTGGGCCGCCGCGGATGCGTTGATCAGCCACCTGACCGAGGACACCGTGCGGTCCGCGCAAGCCGCCTTCGGCCGGATGGACTCCGAAGGGCAGCGCCGCATGGCAGCGCTGCACGGAGGCAGGCTGGACGATGGCCGGGGCGGACGCGCCCATCTGGAGATCGCGCCGAACCTGTGGGCCGGCGTGGGACTGGTGCGCGGCGGGGCCGGCACCGCCCTGGTGGGCGATCCGCGGACGGTGGCCCGGCGCATCCAGGAGTATGCGGAACTGGGCATCGATACCTTCATCTTCTCGGGGTATCCGCACCTGGAGGAGTCTTACCGCTTCGCGGAGCTGGTGTTTCCGCTGCTGCCGGGCAAGACCCGGGCGGCGGTCACCGGCACCGGAGTGCTGACCGGTCCGTTCGGCGAGGTCATGGGTACCGAACTGGTGCCTCAGGCCACGGCGCGATAA
- the ssuE gene encoding NADPH-dependent FMN reductase, with amino-acid sequence MSILTLAGSPSSRSRSSALLRHAAQRLEQRGLSVREMGLRDIPAEELIEGHYTSHAAAALRRRVEGCGAVLISTPVYKASFAGGLKAVLDLLDEKALADKIVLPIATGGSPAHLLALEYSLKPVLSSLGARHILAGVYATDRQVTFDEHGRASIDDDVLHRLDDAVDRVHRHLYATRPAAHAVDLGPLAASGQLSV; translated from the coding sequence ATGAGCATTCTGACTTTGGCAGGCAGCCCGTCGAGTCGTTCGCGGTCCTCCGCGCTGCTGCGCCATGCGGCCCAGCGCCTGGAACAGCGGGGATTGAGCGTGCGCGAGATGGGCCTGCGAGACATACCGGCCGAAGAACTCATCGAGGGGCATTACACCAGCCACGCGGCGGCCGCGCTGCGGCGGCGCGTCGAGGGATGCGGCGCGGTGCTCATCTCCACGCCCGTCTACAAGGCCTCGTTCGCGGGCGGCCTGAAGGCCGTCCTGGACCTGCTGGACGAGAAGGCGCTGGCCGACAAGATCGTGCTGCCCATCGCCACCGGCGGCAGCCCGGCCCATCTGCTGGCGCTGGAATACAGCCTGAAGCCGGTGCTGTCGTCGCTGGGCGCCCGGCACATCCTGGCCGGCGTGTATGCCACCGATCGCCAGGTGACGTTCGACGAGCACGGACGCGCGAGCATCGACGACGACGTGCTGCACCGGCTGGACGATGCCGTGGACCGCGTGCATCGCCACCTCTACGCCACTCGACCCGCCGCGCACGCCGTCGACCTGGGCCCCCTGGCCGCCAGCGGCCAGCTCAGCGTATAG
- a CDS encoding acyl-CoA dehydrogenase family protein has protein sequence MDTNLGADGAVRRQAALAALPELARRIGEDAAGREARRELPYFAFTLFRDSGLGALRIPVEQGGLGGSLEEVFELVASLAAEEPNVAHALRLHFDVTETLLLGPRTAHAELQVQRVLAGALYGGASTELGTARPGQIETVLVRHGDHYRMSGRKYYSTGTAFADYARLNLKDEQGADVIAFIPVDREGVRVLDDWDGMGQRMTASGTLELNEVRVEDDEVLPRASGTLVGRHTGALRQLHLVATAAGIVRRVYADARDYVLSHGRPVQHSPAPTAREDAFVQQVVGELAAHSLAIDALVRENARALDRSARALLDGDAEAGQRVLEGALVTAKTQLVVAQLALRAGERLFEAGGASMTGRKYNFDRHWRSLRTIFSHNPLLHKARVVGDYHLNGTTTHLQEGKVF, from the coding sequence ATGGATACGAACCTGGGCGCCGACGGCGCGGTGCGGCGGCAGGCCGCGCTGGCCGCACTGCCCGAACTGGCGCGGCGCATCGGCGAGGATGCCGCGGGCCGCGAGGCGCGGCGCGAACTGCCGTACTTCGCCTTCACCCTGTTTCGCGACTCGGGGCTTGGCGCGTTGCGCATTCCCGTGGAGCAGGGCGGGCTGGGCGGCTCGCTGGAGGAGGTGTTCGAACTGGTGGCGTCCCTGGCTGCCGAAGAGCCGAACGTCGCGCATGCGCTGCGGCTGCATTTCGACGTGACGGAGACCTTGCTGCTGGGCCCGCGCACGGCGCACGCCGAGCTGCAGGTGCAGCGCGTGCTGGCAGGCGCGCTGTATGGCGGCGCCTCCACCGAACTGGGCACGGCGCGGCCGGGACAGATCGAGACGGTGCTGGTGCGGCATGGCGATCACTATCGTATGTCCGGGCGCAAGTACTACTCGACCGGCACGGCCTTTGCCGATTATGCCCGCCTGAACCTGAAGGACGAGCAGGGCGCCGACGTGATCGCCTTCATTCCCGTGGACAGAGAGGGCGTGCGCGTGCTGGATGACTGGGACGGCATGGGCCAGCGCATGACGGCCAGCGGCACGCTGGAACTGAACGAGGTGCGCGTCGAGGATGACGAGGTGCTGCCGCGCGCATCGGGCACGCTGGTCGGCAGACATACCGGCGCGCTGCGCCAGCTGCACCTGGTCGCCACCGCGGCCGGCATCGTGCGGCGCGTCTATGCGGACGCGCGCGACTACGTGCTGTCGCATGGCCGGCCGGTACAGCACAGCCCCGCGCCCACCGCGCGCGAGGATGCCTTCGTGCAGCAGGTGGTGGGCGAGCTGGCCGCGCACTCGCTGGCCATCGATGCCCTGGTGCGCGAGAACGCGCGTGCGCTGGACCGGTCCGCGCGAGCGCTGCTGGACGGCGATGCAGAGGCCGGGCAGCGCGTGCTGGAGGGCGCGCTGGTCACGGCCAAGACGCAGCTGGTGGTGGCGCAGCTGGCGTTGCGCGCGGGCGAGCGGCTGTTCGAGGCGGGCGGCGCGTCGATGACGGGGCGCAAGTACAACTTCGACAGGCACTGGCGCAGCCTGCGCACGATCTTCAGCCACAACCCGCTGCTGCACAAGGCCAGGGTGGTGGGCGACTATCACTTGAACGGCACCACGACGCACTTGCAGGAAGGCAAGGTGTTCTGA
- a CDS encoding uracil-xanthine permease family protein, producing the protein MPLLPSLRLPPSPSSRRRPPDLVYAADELPTPGALLGLGMQHAATALGLIAYVLAAAHLAGLSTHATSSLVTATVLGMGLATILQAWGGRVGAGALIVHMPDAIVVMVAGTLLLQYGPAALLLAGIVNGLTGLLIGQVIPRLRALFPPPVAGVVICVTGLSLIAPALRHAGGLHDGGYDAGSVLVGAVTLAVIIVLSVWGTRRMRLFALLAGVLAGVALSGVLGRLHGADALLAAPVFALPELVMPTLNVDPGLLVAVALLSVMAQLDTLGTAILLDKMDDADWRRADMRMVGRGMRAGSLSNIFVGLFGGYPSVTSSANIALAHISRSTSRYVGLAAGALLVLLALAPQAMVALTLIPTPVIGAVELYAAAYLIVSGVELIASRAIDARGTFMVGLSFVAGMGVILVPGLPGHFPQSLRFLVENSVIVAGLAAILLNLLFRLGTSRRAVRDLSALPDDTAAHTPHPAAGGLAGAIVDFVETQGAAWGARRDVVRRAASAALEAAEAIAAAGGGRAVREIRGSFDEFNLDIELLHSGPPLQLAGHAPAAADLLDADDDAFHAALDRALPGVSAVLLHRLADRLGAGERGGQSWFRLHFDH; encoded by the coding sequence ATGCCGCTCCTGCCCAGCCTGCGTCTGCCCCCTTCCCCCTCGTCGCGGCGGCGCCCGCCCGACCTGGTCTATGCCGCGGACGAGCTGCCCACGCCAGGCGCCCTGCTGGGCCTGGGCATGCAGCATGCCGCCACCGCGCTGGGGCTGATCGCCTACGTGCTGGCCGCGGCGCACCTCGCCGGCCTGTCGACCCACGCCACCAGCAGCCTGGTCACCGCCACCGTGCTGGGCATGGGCCTGGCCACCATCCTGCAGGCCTGGGGCGGGCGCGTAGGCGCCGGGGCGCTCATCGTGCACATGCCCGATGCCATCGTCGTCATGGTCGCGGGCACGCTGCTGCTGCAGTACGGTCCGGCCGCGCTGCTCCTGGCCGGCATCGTCAATGGCCTGACGGGGCTGCTGATCGGCCAGGTCATTCCGCGCCTGCGCGCGCTGTTTCCGCCGCCCGTCGCCGGGGTCGTCATCTGCGTGACGGGGCTGTCGCTGATCGCGCCCGCCCTGCGGCACGCGGGCGGCCTGCACGATGGCGGCTACGACGCCGGCAGCGTGCTGGTGGGGGCCGTGACGCTGGCCGTCATCATCGTGCTGTCGGTGTGGGGCACTCGCCGCATGCGGCTGTTCGCGCTGCTGGCCGGCGTGCTTGCCGGCGTGGCGCTGTCCGGCGTGCTGGGCCGGCTGCACGGCGCCGACGCACTGCTGGCCGCGCCTGTCTTCGCCCTGCCCGAACTGGTGATGCCGACGCTGAACGTGGATCCGGGCCTGCTGGTGGCGGTCGCGCTGCTGTCCGTGATGGCGCAGCTGGACACGCTGGGCACCGCCATCCTGCTGGACAAGATGGACGATGCCGACTGGCGCCGCGCCGACATGCGCATGGTGGGCCGCGGCATGCGGGCCGGCTCGCTGTCCAACATATTCGTCGGCCTGTTCGGCGGATATCCCAGCGTCACCTCGTCGGCCAACATCGCATTGGCCCACATCAGCCGGTCGACGTCGCGCTATGTCGGCCTGGCGGCCGGCGCGCTGCTGGTACTGCTGGCACTGGCGCCGCAAGCCATGGTGGCGCTCACGCTGATCCCCACGCCGGTGATCGGCGCGGTCGAACTCTACGCGGCGGCCTACCTCATCGTATCGGGCGTCGAGCTGATCGCCTCGCGGGCCATCGATGCGCGCGGCACCTTCATGGTCGGCCTGTCGTTCGTGGCGGGCATGGGTGTGATACTGGTGCCCGGCCTGCCCGGGCATTTCCCACAGTCCCTGCGCTTCCTGGTCGAGAACAGCGTGATCGTCGCCGGCCTGGCGGCCATCCTGCTGAACCTGCTGTTCCGGCTGGGCACCTCGCGGCGCGCCGTGCGCGACCTGTCCGCCCTGCCGGACGACACGGCCGCGCACACGCCGCATCCCGCGGCGGGGGGACTGGCCGGCGCCATCGTCGACTTCGTCGAGACGCAGGGCGCGGCCTGGGGCGCGCGCCGCGACGTGGTGCGACGGGCGGCCTCGGCCGCGCTGGAAGCCGCCGAGGCCATCGCCGCGGCCGGCGGCGGGCGCGCGGTGCGCGAGATCCGCGGCAGCTTCGACGAGTTCAACCTGGACATCGAGCTGCTGCACAGCGGCCCTCCTTTGCAGCTGGCGGGCCATGCGCCGGCGGCCGCCGACCTGCTGGATGCCGATGACGACGCCTTCCACGCCGCGCTTGACCGCGCCCTGCCCGGCGTCTCCGCCGTGCTGCTGCACAGGCTGGCCGACCGGCTGGGCGCCGGCGAGCGCGGCGGACAGTCGTGGTTCCGGCTGCACTTCGATCACTGA
- a CDS encoding ABC transporter ATP-binding protein has product MTRKKLDLRGQAFKDVLGFTFRHWRHQPGRIGAIVALMLLAALSDVLTPLYAGRLVDALASGAGAGTVAWNAAVAAFWALTALSLGGTVLRQFVYMNIISLTLRMMSDIARDAFHKVQRFSTDWHANSFAGSTVRKITRGMWALDLLNDTLLTALLPSVAMLVGATVLLGWHWPVMGLVVGLGSLLYIGVTVMLSLGYVAPAARLANAWDTRMGGALADAVSCNPVVKAFGAESREETRLGWVVGKWRNRTRRTWRRGTLNGGAQGLMLTAMQAAILGVALLLWVRGEASVGDITFALTMFFIMEGYLRDVGQHIRNLQRSVNDMEELVALDAQPLGIEDRPGAPAIRIERGEIRFDHVTFRYGNHPDPLYDDFSIRIAPGERVGLVGHSGSGKTTFIKLIQRLYDINGGQIRIDGQDIATVRQESLRSQIAIVQQEPVLFHRTLAENIAYGRPGATRADIEHAARLASAHDFIERLPKGYDTLVGERGIKLSGGERQRVAIARAFLADAPILILDEATSSLDSESEVLIQHAMERLMVGRTTLVVAHRLSTVRALDRLLVLDRGRVVEEGSHESLIQLPNGLYRRLFERQALELTRGLRLDDGARPQAQSAADEDYADDAPGLPA; this is encoded by the coding sequence ATGACTCGCAAAAAACTCGATCTACGCGGACAGGCCTTCAAGGACGTCCTCGGCTTCACTTTCCGCCATTGGCGCCACCAACCGGGCCGCATAGGCGCCATCGTCGCGCTGATGCTGCTGGCCGCACTGAGCGACGTGCTGACGCCGCTGTATGCCGGCCGGCTGGTCGACGCGCTGGCTTCGGGCGCCGGCGCCGGAACCGTCGCGTGGAATGCGGCGGTGGCCGCGTTCTGGGCGCTGACCGCGCTCAGCCTGGGCGGCACGGTGCTGCGCCAGTTCGTGTACATGAACATCATCAGCCTGACCCTGCGCATGATGAGCGACATCGCCCGCGACGCCTTCCACAAGGTGCAGCGCTTCTCCACCGACTGGCACGCCAACAGCTTCGCCGGCTCCACCGTGCGCAAGATCACGCGCGGCATGTGGGCGCTGGACCTGCTCAACGACACCTTGCTGACCGCCCTGCTGCCGTCGGTGGCCATGCTGGTGGGCGCCACCGTGCTGCTGGGCTGGCACTGGCCCGTGATGGGGCTGGTGGTAGGCCTGGGCTCCCTGCTGTACATCGGCGTGACGGTCATGCTGTCGCTGGGCTACGTGGCGCCGGCGGCGCGTCTGGCCAACGCCTGGGACACGCGCATGGGCGGCGCGCTGGCCGACGCGGTCAGCTGCAACCCCGTGGTCAAGGCCTTCGGCGCCGAGTCGCGCGAAGAGACGCGCCTGGGCTGGGTCGTCGGCAAGTGGCGCAACCGCACCCGCCGCACCTGGCGGCGCGGCACGCTCAACGGCGGCGCACAGGGCTTGATGCTGACCGCCATGCAGGCCGCCATCCTGGGCGTGGCGCTGCTGCTGTGGGTACGGGGCGAGGCCAGCGTGGGCGACATCACGTTCGCGCTGACCATGTTCTTCATCATGGAAGGTTATCTGCGCGACGTGGGCCAGCACATCCGCAACCTGCAGCGCTCGGTCAACGACATGGAAGAACTGGTCGCGCTGGACGCGCAGCCGCTGGGCATCGAAGACCGGCCCGGCGCGCCGGCGATCCGCATCGAACGCGGCGAGATCCGCTTCGACCACGTCACGTTCCGGTACGGCAACCATCCGGACCCGCTGTACGACGATTTCTCGATCCGCATCGCGCCGGGCGAACGGGTCGGCCTGGTAGGCCATTCGGGTTCGGGCAAGACGACGTTCATCAAGCTGATCCAGCGCCTGTACGACATCAACGGCGGACAGATCAGGATCGACGGGCAGGACATCGCCACGGTAAGGCAGGAGTCGCTGCGCAGCCAGATCGCCATCGTGCAGCAGGAACCCGTGCTGTTCCACCGCACGCTGGCCGAGAACATTGCCTATGGAAGGCCCGGCGCCACCCGGGCCGACATCGAGCACGCCGCCCGCCTGGCCAGCGCGCACGATTTCATCGAGCGGCTGCCCAAGGGCTACGACACCCTGGTGGGCGAGCGCGGCATCAAGCTGTCGGGCGGCGAGCGCCAGCGCGTGGCCATCGCGCGCGCCTTCCTGGCCGACGCGCCCATCCTGATCCTGGACGAGGCGACCTCCAGCCTGGACAGCGAAAGCGAGGTGCTGATCCAGCACGCCATGGAGCGGCTGATGGTAGGCCGCACCACGCTGGTAGTGGCGCACCGTTTGTCCACCGTTCGAGCGCTGGACCGGCTGCTGGTACTGGACCGCGGCCGCGTCGTGGAAGAAGGCAGCCATGAATCGCTGATCCAGTTGCCCAACGGCCTTTACCGGCGCCTGTTCGAGCGCCAGGCGCTCGAACTGACGCGCGGCCTGAGGCTGGACGACGGGGCCCGGCCTCAAGCGCAGAGCGCCGCCGACGAGGATTACGCCGACGACGCTCCCGGTCTGCCGGCCTGA
- a CDS encoding DUF4142 domain-containing protein, whose product MKVQILALSIIAGGAIAWTQPAAAQPAPATPAPAERADAKQADMKQKLDGEDEDFLERAAQAGHTEIAGSKLAQQKARSADVKKFAEQMVADHTKVGEQLAALARSKGYTPPDEPSLIDKAKLKTLEMRDEGFDKAYADEIGVQAHQDTVDLFKKAAEQAKDADVKAFAAKTLPALEQHLTMAKELQQKVGK is encoded by the coding sequence ATGAAAGTGCAGATTCTGGCCTTGAGCATCATCGCGGGCGGCGCCATCGCCTGGACCCAGCCTGCCGCCGCGCAGCCAGCGCCGGCCACGCCGGCTCCGGCCGAACGCGCCGACGCCAAGCAGGCCGACATGAAGCAGAAACTGGACGGCGAGGACGAGGACTTCCTCGAGCGCGCCGCCCAGGCAGGCCATACCGAGATCGCCGGCAGCAAGCTGGCGCAGCAGAAGGCGCGCTCGGCGGACGTGAAAAAGTTCGCCGAACAGATGGTCGCCGACCACACCAAGGTAGGCGAGCAACTGGCGGCGCTGGCCAGGAGCAAGGGCTACACCCCGCCCGACGAGCCGTCGCTGATCGACAAGGCCAAGCTGAAGACGCTGGAAATGCGCGACGAAGGCTTCGACAAGGCCTATGCCGATGAGATCGGCGTGCAGGCGCACCAGGACACGGTGGACCTGTTCAAGAAGGCGGCCGAGCAGGCCAAGGACGCCGACGTGAAGGCCTTTGCCGCCAAGACGCTGCCCGCCCTGGAGCAGCATCTGACGATGGCGAAGGAACTGCAGCAGAAGGTGGGCAAATAA